From the genome of Methanoregula boonei 6A8:
AAACATACCCGGGATCTTTTTTCAGCAAATTTGCAATATAATGGCAGATGAGCCATGAAATAATCACATCAAGGACAATAAGCAGGCATACGGCCGGAACGGTCAGATTCATTAAACCCAATACACCGTATACTACATTGACAACCGTCACACCAATTGAGGTAATGACATCATGAACAAGATTAGTAATAAAATTGGTCAGAAAATGTGCTGAGAGATAATTATAATTAAAATTCATATACACCCAGCCGAACCCGAACCAATCGGTGATACGGATAAGCATATACGCAAATGGAGGAAGAACGAACCATATTGCCTGTTTAAAGGTTCTCTTTTGCAAGATATCATAAAAGATATAAACAATCGGCAGAAATGCCCCAATCTGGTAAATAAAAACTGCCCCGGCATAAAAAATCCATGCCAAAAAGAAATACGATCGTTTTTCTCTTGACTGCATGTAACAATAAAATGAACCAAAATACAGGATATACGCAATATTGTCATAAAACAGGTCTGCCCAGGGGTATAATTGATCTTTATTAAACAGCAGGCAAAAACAAGCGGCAAAAAGGAGCGCACAAGGAGCCGGATTCTGGAAAAAAAGTTTAAATAACGATTTTGCTGTTATATATACTACAAGAAGGAGAATTGTCGACAATACAAAATTCAAGACATGGTACCAGAGGGCAACACTACCAAACGCATCAACAGCAATTTTTATGAGGATATATTGACCGGGTCGTTGGGATTCAAACAGGAGATGGAGAAACGAATATTGATTGAAGTCAGAATATACCACCTGAACCCAGTCATCTGAAACAAATTTAAAAGACCCGATGAACAGGTAATGGGTGAGGATATTCAGGCAGATAAGCACAATATAGTCCAAATATCCGTAAACCCGGGAAAATAGGGGATTATTTTCGATAGGAAATAAAAATTTATCAAAATTCATCGGATATCCTCGATAACAGGTTTCGCTGAATACTTAACCAGTTTATTATATGTTTCAACCACCTATTAGTTCATTACGGAACTATGTCCCTGAAAATATCCATTGTCGGTGGAGGGTATGTTGGTCTCGTAACCGGGACATGCTTTGCAGAGCTTGGACACGAGGTTACAATTATCGAGATCGATCCGGAGAAAGTCCGGGCAATAAATGACGGGAAACCGCCGATCTTTGAAAACGGGCTTGGAGATCTGCTGAAAAAAAATGCCGGAAAAAGACTCCGGGCCCGCACAGATTACGACTCCGTTGCATCTGCAGATATCGTCTTTATTTCAGTGGGAACTCCGCCAAAACCGGATGGCAGCGCAAATCTTTCGTATATAGAATCCGCAAGTACCTCAATCGGGAAAGTGTTAAAGAATAACCGGTCTTATTGCGTTATAACCGTCAAGAGTACGGTTCCCCCGGGCACTACGGAAAAGATCGTATGGCCCGCAGTTATTCAGGCATCCGGTAAAACCGAAAATGAGATCGGTTTTGCCATGAATCCTGAATTTCTCCGTGAGGGACGCGCCGTGGAAGATTTCCTGCACCCGGATCGTATCGTCATAGGATGCAGCGATCCACGCGCCGGAAACCGGGTCGCAGACGTGTACCAAAACATTCAGGCACCGATTATACATACGGGACTCACCGCTGCGGAAATGATCAAGTATGCCTCGAATTCCTTTCTTGCCACAAAAATTTCATTTTCAAATGAGATCGGAAACCTCTGCAAAGTGCTGGGCATTGACGTCTACGAAGTGATGAAAGGGGTGGGTCTCGATGCCCGTATTGGGCCGCTCTTTCTCAATGCAGGCGCAGGATTCGGGGGAAGCTGTTTTCCCAAGGATGTTTCTGCGCTGGTCTCCCTTGCAAAAGAGAACGGTGAAGATCCGGTTCTGCTGGAATCCGTTCTTACGGTCAACGAGCACCAGCCACACCGGATGATCTCGATCGTGGAAAAAAGGGTAGGTGTCATTAAAGGCAAGCGTATCGCAATCCTCGGCCTTGCGTTCAAGGATAATACCGATGATATCCGTGATTCCCGGGCGATCCCGGTGATTCAGGAACTGGTTGAAAAAGGCGCCTGTGTCACCGCATATGATCCGTTGGCGATCCCGAATATGCAGAAGATCTTTCCTGCAATCGAGTACTGTTCTACGGCAGCCGGTGCTCTTACCGGTGCCGATGCATGCCTGGTGATGACCGAGTGGCCGGAATTTTCGAAGATTGACAAGGAGTTTGGCCTGATGGCTCATAAGATCGTCATTGAAGGCAGGCGGATTTTGACATGGAAAGGCGGAGAGGGAATATGCTGGTAAGACCAAAACCGTCGAATCAGAGAGGAGGGATGGGATGAAGGGGGGCCAGCATGTGCGCAAGGCGGTGATTCCCGCAGCCGGCCTTGGCACGAGATTTCTCCCAATAACAAAAGCCCAACCTAAAGAGATGCTACCGGTTGTCGACAAGCCGGTGATCCAATACGTAGTAGAAGAGGCGATCCAGTCCGGGATTGACGATATCCTGATCATAACGGGCAGGAACAAACGGGCCATTGAGGATCACTTTGACCGGTGTTTTGA
Proteins encoded in this window:
- a CDS encoding UDP-glucose dehydrogenase family protein → MSLKISIVGGGYVGLVTGTCFAELGHEVTIIEIDPEKVRAINDGKPPIFENGLGDLLKKNAGKRLRARTDYDSVASADIVFISVGTPPKPDGSANLSYIESASTSIGKVLKNNRSYCVITVKSTVPPGTTEKIVWPAVIQASGKTENEIGFAMNPEFLREGRAVEDFLHPDRIVIGCSDPRAGNRVADVYQNIQAPIIHTGLTAAEMIKYASNSFLATKISFSNEIGNLCKVLGIDVYEVMKGVGLDARIGPLFLNAGAGFGGSCFPKDVSALVSLAKENGEDPVLLESVLTVNEHQPHRMISIVEKRVGVIKGKRIAILGLAFKDNTDDIRDSRAIPVIQELVEKGACVTAYDPLAIPNMQKIFPAIEYCSTAAGALTGADACLVMTEWPEFSKIDKEFGLMAHKIVIEGRRILTWKGGEGICW